TCGTTAATGAGAGAATGTACCCGTTCTTCAGAATACCGAAGGGAGGCATCATCCAGATAGCCATAATACAGGATAAAATAATCCTCTGAGGAAGAGATGAATGGACGTTCTGCAACAATAAAATATCCCTGGAAAGTATCCGTTGAGTATGCGGTAGCAGAGAGGGTATACTCATAACCATCAGGTGTTTTCATGTGAAGGAGCACAGGTATGATACTACCGTGAGAGGAAAGATAATTACATAACTCACATTGAGCCTGCAGGAAATTATCAAAATCCTCAAAATAACAGGATTCTGTCATTAGCCTGGCCCTGGTTGCAGTATCACGGTATTCAGTATGTGAACATAGGCCATTTTGGTCAGATATAAATGGAAAATCGGTAGATTCCTCAACACCGAGGAGATAAATTGAGCTATTTTCAATTGATTTGATGTCTGAGCCCGGGATAAACCAGTCTTTTCTGATATCGGGAGGAGGGAGGCCGGGACCAACTGGCAATACTACAAAAATCAGGAATAAACAAACGATAACAATACCGGATACCGCTGCAATTATCGCGAAATGCTTTTTTTGAAGATGCCGATCCATATCAAACACCAGACAGGGAGATATTATGGGTTGACCCATGTGGCCGTGGTTCCCCACAAGTTTTTATAGTCAGTAGTGGGCTGAATAACTAATAGATATTCCTCCCCACGTATCACATGTATTACATACTGTATTGAAAACTCACTATATCCAGCACAGGTGATACTATTTTCCATGAAGCTGGAAATTCCCTCTGCCTGTGCCTACATGAAGCATACTATTAACGAATGGCTTTTGCGAATTTACTGTATTCTTGATTTTTCCCAATTCAGGCATCCTGTAGTATAATAATCAGGTGTTTTTGCGTTTTTTCACTGCTGAATCGAATACTAATACTCAGGAATAAACTGGGAAAAATACCCCTTGCATGGGAGTATCAAAACGGCCATTGTGTGTATATTCATAATAGGTAACAACGAGGAGAACTACTGCAAGAGCAAATAATAGTTACCTATTAACGGCAGATAATTACGAATCATATTCATCAGAAAAATAAATTATTCAAATATAATTATACTGGTGTGGTAATCGTGTATCGATGCAATTTTCCTTAATACCGGCATTCTATAGCAGTTCGTCTTCAAAACGCGTTTCATCTGTGTGCTTACTGCGGGCATAAATGCAACACTCTCCAGCAGCACGGAGAGTGTCTGCATTCCAGTTCTTTTTCCATATGTTTACCTCCGTTTTATCAGGAGGTAAACCATGAAATCAGCTCCAAATACTATCGAAGGCAATGAGTTTTGCCTCCGTGCAGTGCGGGGTTCATATGACTGTGTGAAATGAGGTGAACTCCCGACTACAATTTATCGTTGTATCTTCAGGTATACATTAGTTCGTTCGCCGAATATTCAGTGATCGGATGAATGTATACCAACACGGAAAAAACGCATTTTTGCTGCTTAAACGAGTTGCAGAACAGACAATGGGATCCGGGAAAAATAATTGGAGAGTGGGTAGAACCCTGTTTTCTTATGCAATACATACAGTAGAGATGTACATCACTCCTCCAAGGAGCAGATACTGCCCGTCTGCTATGAGGTCATACAACACTCTGCTGAGTTCGGCTCCGTTGAACAAAATAATATAACTCTGTACATAAATCGCGATACCGGCAATGATTGCCGTTTCGACAATTGAGAGATATCCGTTGCAAAGAACGAGAATAATCCCGATACCCATGGCGTTCATTACTGACAGAAGGATTCTGGTCTTCTGTATCCCAAGGATCACAGG
Above is a window of Methanogenium organophilum DNA encoding:
- a CDS encoding UbiA prenyltransferase family protein; the protein is MGVKTIPVILGIQKTRILLSVMNAMGIGIILVLCNGYLSIVETAIIAGIAIYVQSYIILFNGAELSRVLYDLIADGQYLLLGGVMYISTVCIA